From the genome of Vicinamibacterales bacterium:
CGCCGAGGCGCCCGTCGAGATCCTGGTGGTGGCCACGCTCACGCCCAGGAAGGGCCACGACGTCCTCGCCGAGGCGCTCGCGCGCCTGTCCCATGACTCCTGGCGGCTCACGTGCGCCGGGAGCACGACGATGAGCCCCGCCACGACAGCGGCCTTCACGGCGTCGCTGGACCGGCACGGCCTCGCCGATCGGGTCACGCTGGCCGGCGATCTCGACGAGCTCGCGCTCGGCGCCGCCTACGACCGGGCCGACGTCTTCGTGCTCCCCACCCGCCACGAGGGCTACGGCATGGCCGTGGCCGAGGCGGTGGCGCGGGGGCTGCCCGTCGTCAGTACGCCCACCGGCGCGATTCCCGACCTGGTGGACGCGACGAGCGGCGCGCTCGTCCCCGGTGACGATCCCGCCGCCCTGGCCGCGGCGCTCGATCGCCTCGTGACGGACGACGAGTGGCGCGCGCGGCTGGCGGCCGGCGCGCGGGCCAGGCGCGACGCGCTGCCCCGGTGGCCGGATGCCGCGCGGGAGATGGCCGCGGCGCTCACGCGGTTCGGCGCGCATGGAGTCGTTCAGCGCTGAGTGGCTCGCCCTGCGCGAGCCGGTCGATCACGTCTCTCGCGCCGACGCGCTCGTCAGCTGGATCGGTGCGCGGCTCGGCCCGTCGCATCGGCCGGGCGCGCTGGATCTCGCCTGCGGCACCGGCTCGAACGTCCGCCATCTCGCGCCGAGGCTGCCGGCCGTCCGGCAGTGGACGCTGGTGGACCACGACGCCGTGCTGCTCGATCTCGCCAGGCACCTGGCGCTGGCGGACGAGAACGACGCGCGGGATCGCCTCGGGTGCGCGCGTCTGGATCTGCGCGACCTCGACGCGCTCCCCATCGCCGGCCACGCGCTCGTCACCGGCTCGGCCCTGCTCGACCTCGTGTCGGCGGCCTGGCTCGACGGTCTCGTCCACCGCTGCCGCGCGGCGGGAGCCGCGGTCCTGTTCGCGCTCTCCTACGACGGCCGGATCGAGTGCCGGCCCGCCGACGCCTGGGACGCGCGGATTCGCGAACTCGTGAACGAGCACCAGGTCACCGACAAGGGCTTCGGCCCGGCGCTCGGGCCCGCGGCGGCCGCGACCGCCGCACGGGACCTGGCCCGCGCCGGGTACGACGTGGAGACGGCCGCGAGCGACTGGGTCCTCGACGCCCGGCAGGCGCCTCTCGTGCGTCTGCTCTTCGACGGCTGGGCCGGCGCCGCCAGGGCCATCAGCCCCGCCGACGCGGACGCGGTGGCGGACTGGCGTCTTCGGGCGGATCGACGTCTCGACGCCGGACTGAAGGTGCGCGTCGGTCACACCGACGTCGCGGCTGCGCTTCGCTAGTCGCGTCGCGCCCTCCCGCGACGGGCGTGAGGCGGTGAGCCGTCAGTTGGCGCACTTGCATCCGGGGGAGCCGTGTCCAGGCCGCCGGCCGGTTGGCGCGATCCCTTTCGAAACGGCGGCCCATCGGCCGCTCGCGCGCGCACGGCGCGACTGGAAAGGTGAAGCCCGGCCATGGACAAGACTTCCTGCATCGCCCTCGAGCCGCTGTCCAAACTCGATGAGAACGGCGCGGCGTCGATCCTGAACTACAACCTGCCGCAGTCCACGGCGTACGACGTGGTCTCCTACATCCGGCTCGACATCCCCGAGGCGCTCTTCAAGGACGCCGAGCGCAAGGCGCCGGCCCAGCACTACTGGAAGCGCTTCGACAAGGAGAAGGACTCCCTGACGCCGCAGCGCATCGGGACGGTGTTGAAGGCGCAGGCGTACACCGGCGTCGACGAGATCATGCACGCCGGCCTCAACTTCACCGCCGACGAGGTCGCGACGTCCACGGGCGTGAAGTTCAAGGCCGCGAACCTCACGGTGTCCACGCGGTCGGCCAGCTTCGCCACCGAGTACACGGCCAACAAGATCGCCGAGGGCTACCGCCCCCAGATCGTCCGCCGCGCGTCGGGCAAGCAGGGCCTGGTGTTCCACAGGCGCCCGAAGCGGGCGCGGCCCGCGATCTACATGGTGATGCGGATGAAGATGGCGAGCCACCTCGGCGACTACGGCGCCGGCGTGACGCTCAGCACCTTCAGCCTGCTGCCGGGCGAGAAGACCACGATCCAGATCCGCGACTACCGTCACGACGAGTCCACGAAGACCACCAGCCAGTCCGTGCTCGACAGCTACAGCGAGAGCGCGATGGAGGACCTGCAGACCACGGTCGAGATGTCCACCGAGTTCAGCTCGGAAGCCAGCGAGACGGACACGGACACGATGGCCGCCCACGCCGGCGGCGAGGTGGGCGTCAACCTGGGCATCGTGAAGATCGGCGGCGACGCGGGCGCCGAGGCGTCGTCCGTGAACACGACCACCGAGGCGGTCAGCCAGCAGGTGAACACGCTGAACAACGCCGTGGACCACCACGTGCAGACGGCCGATACCCAGCGTCAGGTCGAGGTGAAGACCGACGTCACGGAAACCACGGTCGTCGACAACGAGACGACGACCACGCGCGAGCTGGAGAACATCAACAGGAGCCGGGTGCTGAACTTCGTGTTCCGCCAGCTGCTGCAGGAGTACTACACGATCACGTACCTCGACAACGTGACGTTCGTGTACGCGAACGGGTACGACACGACGCGCCGCACGGGCTCGCTCTCGTCGCTGGACAACCTGCTGCGGACGGTCCTCGCCGACGACACGGCGGTGGCGCAGGTGCGCAACGACATCTACGTGCACCTCTGCAACATCCCCGATTACACGGGCACGCGGACCAGCTTCATCGAGCAGGTGAGCGAGAAGCACGGTAACTGCATCGAACCCAAGGCCGGTGACAAGCCCGTGACCTACGTCCGGAAGCGCCTGGGCCTGAAGCAGCAGTACAAGGAGCGCACGGTGAACGGGATCATCCTCAACGTCACGCACCGGATCCTGCGGACGCCCTCGGTCATCGTCGACGCGCTGCCGGGCCAGGGCGCGGCCCTCGACTGCTACAACCAGGAGCTGCAGGACGCGGCCGTCGTCTCCGCGCAGCTGGCGAACCGGAAGATCGAACACGCCCTGGCCATCCTCGACGGGATCACCGATCCTGCGGAGAAGGCCCGGCTGTACAACCACGTGTTCGGCACGTGCTGCCCGACGCCGCAGGACGCGGGCACGCCGGGGACGGAGTAACGCCGTGCCGGACGATCCCGTCACGGCGAATCCGTGGGAGGGCAACCGCTGGCAGCGGGACACGGGCCGCGAAACGGCCGTGGACGCCGAGCGCGCGGGCGGCGTCTACGGCTGGGCGGCCGCCGCCGGCGCCCTCCAGGACGCGGCCCCGGTCGGCGGGACGGAGGACGCGACGTCCACGCAGTCGCCGGGCGATGCCTATTCCGGCCTGATCGCCGACTGGCCCAGGGTGCCGCCGCTCGTCGCGCGTCACGTCGGCGGCGCCGACTTCAACGAGGTGTACGACTACTGGTACGAGCATTGGCGCAATCCACGGCGCGAGAACGACAAGCTGTGGTGCTTCGACTGGGCGCAGTACCAGCTCCACGTCGCGAAGTTCCGGGGCACCGGCGATGGCCGCGACCCGTCCACGTACTTTCAGCTGTTCGTGGAGAGCGACGGCGGCGAGGGGCCCATCCTCACGACCGACGTCGCGCGGACCGTCGAGGCCGTGCAGTACCTGAAGAACCGGCTGCAGCACGGGGTTCCCGTGCTCATCGGGATCCGTCTGGCGAACTACCCGCGCGACTTCAACCCCGACAAGACGACGAACCATTACGTCGTGGTCGTTGGCATGGACGTCGACGCGAAGGGTCCGTACGGCGCGACCTGCTACTTCTCGTACTACGACTACCTGTACAAGAGCACGCTGCGCTTCTACCTGTACAGCGTGCCGACGCTGGCGCTGTACTCGACGGTGGACGACACGAAACGGGCGGTCGTGCAGCGCCGGGTCTCGCAGGTCCGCTACACGGTGGCGGAGTAGCCCCGGCCGCGCGCGCCGGGTCAGATGACGCGCGAGATCCCGTCCGCGCCGTCCTCGGGCGGCGTGGACGTGGCCCGGAGCGCGCAGTCGAACAGCATGTCGCCGCCCATGCGGAACACGCGGTAGTCGGGACGCGCGCACTCGCGCAGCAGGTTGGCCGCCGGCAGTCGGAACGCGGGCCGGCCCCCGCCGATGAACATGGGGGCCACCGCGACCTGCACGCGATCGAGCAGGCCGGCCGCCAGGAACGCCGACACCGTCACCCCACCGCCCTCGACGAAGATGCGCGCACAGCCACGCGCGTGCAGATGCGACACGAGCTCGGCCAGGTCCGGGCCGTTGGGGCCGTCGCCGACGCCGAGCACTTCGGCCTGCCCGGGCTCCGGCGGACGGCCGCTGACGTAGCGCTTCACGTACACGTACAGCGTCGGGGCCTCGCCGTCCTGGAACACGTGGTAGCCGCTCGACAGGCGGGCCATCGGGTCGATCACGACCCGGAGCGGATTCGTACCGGCCACGTGCCGGGTCGTGAGCCGCGGGTCGTCGGCCGCGACCGTGCCGGCCCCGACGACGACCGCGTCGCACAGGGCGCGCAGGCGATGCATGTGGCGCAGGTTCTCGGTGCCGGTCACGAACTGCGAGTCGCCCGAGTGCGTCGCGATGAAGCCGTCGAGGCTCTGTCCCAGGTGGCCGACCGTGATGGGCGCGTGCGTGGTGGCCGAGCAGACGGGCAGGTAGAGATCCAGGAGGGCACGGTCGGCGCCGGTGACGGACGCGGTGAGCGTCCACCCCTGTTCGGGGCGCCAGACGGCGGTGGCCGAACCGTCGTCGACCGCCACGGGGCAGAGCGCGCCGCCCGGCGTGACCCGCACCGCGGCCGGGACGCCGGCGGCCTCGCGCGCGGCCGCGCCCCGGGCCAGCGCCTGGACGGCGTCCCAGGCCCAGGCGGCCGCGGCATCGGCCGGCGGGGACGCGATCGAGGAAGGCTCGTCCACCATCGTGCCTTCCCGATGATATATGGGCCGCGCAGGACTGGCCGAAGCCGTCAGTCGAACGTCATCACGGCCAGGACGACGGCCGCGATCGCGAGCAGCGTGATGACCTTGCCGGTGGTGTCGAGGCGCGCCGCGGCGGACTGGTCGCCGAGCCGCAGCTGTTTCTGGAATCGGTGCGACATGCCCACCGCGATCGTGAGCAGCACCACGGCGGTCAGCTTCGCGTGGAAGGTCCCCGGGAGCGATCCGAATCCCCCCCACTTCGTGAACGTGAGGATCAGCCCCGTGACCCACAGCAGCACGAGACCGGCTGACCCGACGTGGCTCATCACCGGTGGAAACCGTCCGAGCACGGCCTTGTCCGCGGGCGACGCCTTCCGGATGAGCCCGCCCATCACCATGGTCGAGAAGGACACCGAGAAGCCGAGCGCCAGACCGAGGAAGTGGAGGATCAGCAACACCTGGTTGAGTTGATTCACGTCGTCGCTCCGCCGGCGGCGCCCGGCCGGACCTCCGGTCGGCGTACCACCACGCCGCACGATTATAGTGACGAGGTGCCGCGCCTCCCGCACCGGCCCGTCGGATGAGCCGCCTCGACCGAGCCGTCGGCCTTGCGCGATCGCTGGCGATCTACCACTTGATTCCGCGGCGGCAGCGGCCGCTCCGGCGGCTGTACGGCTCGTTCCTGCGTCCCGGCGATCTGGCCTTCGACATCGGCGCGCACGTGGGCAACCGCACGCGGGCCCTGGCGGCCATCGGCTGCCGGGTGGTGGCGGTGGAGCCGCAGCCGGCGGTGGCGGCGGCCCTCAGGGCCGTCGTCGGCCGGATCGCGGCGGTGGAGATCGTGGAGGCGGCCGTGTCGCGCACCCCAGGCCGTGCGCGCCTGGCCGTCAGCGAGCGGACGCCCACGGTGAGCACGCTGTCCGACGACTGGCGGGATCGGCGGCGCGGCGAGGCCGGCTTCGCGGGCGTGGACTGGAACACGTCGGTGGACGTGGAGACCACGACGCTCGACGCGCTGGTGGCCCGCTACGGCCTGCCGGCCTTCGTGAAGCTGGACATCGAAGGTGGCGAACCGGCGGCGCTCGACGGCCTGAGCCGCGCGGTGCCGATGGTGTCCGTCGAGTACCTGCCCGAGGCCCTCGACGCGGTGACGGCCTGCGGCGAACGGCTCCTGCGCCTCGGGACGTATCGCTTCAACTGGACGCCCGCCGAATCGCACCGGCTGGCGTCGGACGAGTGGCTGGCGCTCGACGCGCTCGTCGGCCGGCTGGCGGGCACGGCGCGGCACGGCGACGTGTACGCCCGGCTGGAGACCCAGGATGCCTGACGGACGCCCCGCGAACTCGCCGCGCCAGATCCTGGCCGCGAGCCTCATGGGCACGGCCATCGAGTTCTTCGACTTCTACATCTACGCGACCGCGGCCGTCCTGGTCTTCCCGGCGCTGTTCTTTCCGTCCTCCGATCCCGCCACGGCCACGCTCGCCTCGCTCGCCACGTTTGCGATCGCGTTCCTGGCGCGGCCGATCGGCTCGGCGCTCTTCGGCCACTTCGGCGACCGCGTGGGCCGGAAGACCACGCTCGTCGCCGCGCTCCTCACCATGGGAATCTCGACGGTGGCCATCGGCCTCGTCCCGTCCTACGCCTCGATTGGCCTCGCGGCCCCGGTGCTCCTCGCGCTCTGCCGCTTCGGCCAGGGCCTGGGCCTCGGCGGCGAGTGGGGGGGCGCGGTGCTGCTCGCGACCGAGAACGCCCCGCCGGGCAAGCGCGCGTGGTACGGCATGTTCCCGCAGCTCGGCGCGCCGCTCGGGTTCTTCTTCTCCGGCGGCATCTTCCTGGTGATCTCGCGCGTCCTGAGCGACCAGCAGTTCTTCGCGTGGGGCTGGCGTATCCCTTTCCTCTCGAGCGCGGTGCTGGTGGCCGTCGGCCTGTACGTGCGGCTGGCGATCACGGAGACCCCCGTCTTCCAGAAAGCGCTCGAGCGGAAGGAGCGCGTGCGGGTGCCGATGGTGACGGTGCTGACCTCGCATCCGGGCGCGCTGGTGGTGGGCACCGTGATCGGGCTGTCGGTCTACGCGTCGTTCTACCTGACCACGGTCTTCGCGCTGTCGTGGGGCACGACGACGCTCGGCTACACGCGGGAGCAGTTCCTGATCATCC
Proteins encoded in this window:
- a CDS encoding glycosyltransferase family 4 protein gives rise to the protein MVLLVPGDLATRTGGYGYDREIVRGLMELGWRVDVVSLAPGFPCPDDAARSDAVRALAALPDDAIVLADGLAFGALAGEAEHEAARLRFIALVHHPLALEHGLDDAARRALMASETRALAAARGVVVTSAATVASLEPYGVPAERIAVVRPGTAHAPLARGTRGTSPAFAEAPVEILVVATLTPRKGHDVLAEALARLSHDSWRLTCAGSTTMSPATTAAFTASLDRHGLADRVTLAGDLDELALGAAYDRADVFVLPTRHEGYGMAVAEAVARGLPVVSTPTGAIPDLVDATSGALVPGDDPAALAAALDRLVTDDEWRARLAAGARARRDALPRWPDAAREMAAALTRFGAHGVVQR
- a CDS encoding class I SAM-dependent methyltransferase, with the protein product MESFSAEWLALREPVDHVSRADALVSWIGARLGPSHRPGALDLACGTGSNVRHLAPRLPAVRQWTLVDHDAVLLDLARHLALADENDARDRLGCARLDLRDLDALPIAGHALVTGSALLDLVSAAWLDGLVHRCRAAGAAVLFALSYDGRIECRPADAWDARIRELVNEHQVTDKGFGPALGPAAAATAARDLARAGYDVETAASDWVLDARQAPLVRLLFDGWAGAARAISPADADAVADWRLRADRRLDAGLKVRVGHTDVAAALR
- a CDS encoding RibD family protein, producing MDEPSSIASPPADAAAAWAWDAVQALARGAAAREAAGVPAAVRVTPGGALCPVAVDDGSATAVWRPEQGWTLTASVTGADRALLDLYLPVCSATTHAPITVGHLGQSLDGFIATHSGDSQFVTGTENLRHMHRLRALCDAVVVGAGTVAADDPRLTTRHVAGTNPLRVVIDPMARLSSGYHVFQDGEAPTLYVYVKRYVSGRPPEPGQAEVLGVGDGPNGPDLAELVSHLHARGCARIFVEGGGVTVSAFLAAGLLDRVQVAVAPMFIGGGRPAFRLPAANLLRECARPDYRVFRMGGDMLFDCALRATSTPPEDGADGISRVI
- a CDS encoding FkbM family methyltransferase, which encodes MSRLDRAVGLARSLAIYHLIPRRQRPLRRLYGSFLRPGDLAFDIGAHVGNRTRALAAIGCRVVAVEPQPAVAAALRAVVGRIAAVEIVEAAVSRTPGRARLAVSERTPTVSTLSDDWRDRRRGEAGFAGVDWNTSVDVETTTLDALVARYGLPAFVKLDIEGGEPAALDGLSRAVPMVSVEYLPEALDAVTACGERLLRLGTYRFNWTPAESHRLASDEWLALDALVGRLAGTARHGDVYARLETQDA
- a CDS encoding MFS transporter — translated: MPDGRPANSPRQILAASLMGTAIEFFDFYIYATAAVLVFPALFFPSSDPATATLASLATFAIAFLARPIGSALFGHFGDRVGRKTTLVAALLTMGISTVAIGLVPSYASIGLAAPVLLALCRFGQGLGLGGEWGGAVLLATENAPPGKRAWYGMFPQLGAPLGFFFSGGIFLVISRVLSDQQFFAWGWRIPFLSSAVLVAVGLYVRLAITETPVFQKALERKERVRVPMVTVLTSHPGALVVGTVIGLSVYASFYLTTVFALSWGTTTLGYTREQFLIIQLFGVVFFAIGVPWSARIAERGRKRLLVWVNVAIVLYALVMPRLFESGTAGTTLAMAAGFLLVGFSYGPIGTVLAELFPTSVRYTGASLTYNFAGIFGASLAPYAAQWLAARYGLQAVGYYLAMTAIVSLAGLAASRETKDVEMV